One window from the genome of Streptococcus halotolerans encodes:
- a CDS encoding alanine/glycine:cation symporter family protein: protein MIAFFTHLDSFVWGPPLLILLVGTGVYLSSRLYLIQVTKLPKAIQLIFAEDKGEGDISSFAALATALAGTVGTGNIVGVATAIKSGGPGALFWMWVAAFFGMATKYAEGLLAVKYRSKDANGDVSGGPMYYIINGMGQKWKPLAIFFAVAGVLVAWFGIGTFTQVNSITSSLENSLGFSPKLVSLGLGALTALIIFGGIQSISKISEKVVPFMASLYIIATLLVIAFHYQHILPTISLVVTSAFSKTAAIGGFTGAVVKEAIQKGIARGVFSNESGLGSAPIAAAAAKTDEPVEQGLISMTGTFIDTIIICTLTGLAILVTGQWTTSLDGAPLTQAAFADIFGEWGIIALTISLLLFAFTTILGWSYYGERCFEFLFGVKHLSLYRLIFVLMVSLGGFLNLELIWILADIVNGLMAIPNLIALLALSPIIIKETRRYFDKN from the coding sequence ATGATTGCTTTTTTCACTCATTTAGACAGTTTCGTTTGGGGACCGCCACTTTTAATTCTCTTGGTTGGGACTGGTGTTTACCTTTCAAGCAGGTTATATCTTATTCAAGTGACCAAATTACCCAAAGCCATTCAGCTCATTTTTGCTGAGGATAAGGGTGAAGGTGACATTTCCAGTTTTGCCGCTCTGGCAACAGCATTAGCAGGAACCGTGGGTACTGGGAATATCGTTGGAGTGGCGACGGCTATTAAAAGTGGTGGTCCTGGTGCTCTTTTTTGGATGTGGGTTGCTGCTTTCTTCGGCATGGCCACTAAATACGCTGAAGGACTCTTAGCAGTTAAATATCGCAGCAAGGATGCTAATGGAGACGTTTCTGGCGGACCAATGTACTATATTATCAATGGAATGGGACAAAAGTGGAAGCCTTTAGCCATCTTCTTTGCTGTCGCGGGAGTGTTGGTTGCTTGGTTTGGTATTGGAACCTTTACGCAGGTCAATTCCATTACCTCTTCTTTAGAAAATAGCCTTGGTTTCTCACCTAAACTGGTTAGTCTCGGTTTAGGAGCCTTGACTGCACTTATTATCTTCGGCGGCATCCAGTCAATCTCAAAAATTTCAGAAAAAGTCGTCCCATTTATGGCAAGCCTTTATATCATTGCCACTTTATTAGTCATCGCCTTTCATTATCAACACATCCTTCCGACGATTTCTCTTGTAGTTACCTCAGCCTTTAGCAAAACTGCTGCTATTGGTGGTTTTACTGGAGCTGTGGTAAAGGAAGCAATCCAAAAAGGTATCGCACGTGGGGTTTTCTCAAATGAATCTGGATTAGGCTCTGCACCAATTGCGGCAGCGGCAGCTAAAACAGATGAGCCTGTGGAGCAAGGTTTGATTTCAATGACAGGTACCTTTATCGATACCATCATTATCTGTACCCTGACGGGTTTAGCTATACTGGTGACTGGTCAATGGACAACATCCCTTGATGGTGCCCCTCTTACCCAAGCTGCCTTTGCTGACATTTTTGGTGAATGGGGTATTATAGCCTTAACCATCTCACTTTTACTTTTTGCTTTCACAACAATTCTTGGGTGGTCTTATTATGGTGAGCGGTGTTTTGAGTTCTTGTTTGGTGTCAAACACCTGTCTTTATACCGTTTGATTTTCGTTCTCATGGTCAGTTTAGGTGGTTTTCTTAATCTTGAGTTGATTTGGATTTTGGCAGACATCGTTAACGGCCTCATGGCCATTCCTAATTTAATAGCACTTTTAGCGCTTTCACCGATTATTATTAAAGAAACGAGACGATATTTTGATAAAAATTAG
- a CDS encoding SpaA isopeptide-forming pilin-related protein, which translates to MKKKAIYKYMIQASVLFAPLVLSANLPQQNVLADESDPASEIIQPKTESLANSSGLSGAPANGNGLDTDQAAPEVQGPEPSSLVDSVSESSPTVGSPIPLAQARETEKGQTVTVSGKVISTVNAWGGNGFYIQDEAGDGLYVYPGKKQDVTRGDTVQLDGTLGAFSGEVQLTKVSKLAKVADISVPQPTLTTVEGLTDKLQSTLVTLKEVTVGPISSDTNGTSTFYITDQKGQKVAVRVDSRTGIDNTKLLSLISENDTINLTAILSTYRGNNQLKPFLENQFEVVKKSVTPPPVERIVSVGQIQGESHTSPLEHQTVTVKNVVVTYVANKNHFYVQDIAPDGNPKTSDGIDVFLANHDVSVGDKLTVMGKVVEYLGTGYSEKELTDLTTTQIAATSVIKEGKVTVPAPVILGVDRIAPTKIVEDDAFSSFDPDTDGLDFWESLEGMLVGIDNAKIIGPQANKEVYVVPGGYKGPMNKVGGLTLEPDNAHPEKIAVLFDKKLITKTGDSFQGRIYGPITYGYTNYKLLAKVANSPKVTDGGVKPEITTIVKDQEKLTIASYNIENFSANNKTTDNAKVKRIAKSFVNDLKSPDIITLIEVQDNNGTTDDGTVDASQSARRLIEAIKAEGGPNYQYIDIAPENNMDGGAPGSNIRTGFLYNADRVSLADKPKGDAKTPAAWENGELKYSIARIDPLNAAWSNSRKPIIAEFHFNGQKINLVAVHLNSKRGDDGIFGKVQPVSFKSEKQRHQMATIINQFISEGMKQNRNLNVAMLGDYNDYEFTKTLDIISGDIMSNLVSRHDKSDRFSYFYQGNNQSLDNAVISNNLLDRYEFDMVHVNSIFMKEHGRASDHDPLLLQLDLRPKESTESGSSEEDTTGNASATIAVKDNASNPVAGATVELLAADGTARQVKTDEFGNANFTDVKPGKGYTAALAMVPEGYEYNSYRTAAFDLNNADHHEDFITADKTQKEAPKEDKEVGNASATIAVKDNASNPVAGATVELLAADGTARQVKTDEFGNANFTDVKPGKGYTAALAMVPEGYEYNSYRTAAFDLNNADHHEDFITADKTQKEAPKADKEVGNASVTISVKDNGFKPVVGATVELLAADGSARQVKTDEFGNANFTDVKPGKGYTAALAMVPEGYEYNSYRTAAFDLANTDHHEDFITADKAQKEAPKEDKEVGNASVTVKVVDNGFKPVVGATVELLAADGSARQVKTDEFGNANFTDVKPGKGYTAALAMVPEGYEYNSYRTAPFDLANTDHHEDFITADKTQKEAPKEDKEVGNASVTVKVVDNGFKPVVGATVELLAADGSARQVKTDEFGNANFTDVKPGKGYTAALAMVPEGYDYNSYRTAAFDLANTDHHEDFITVDKTQKEAPKEDKEVGNASATIKVVDNGFNPVVGAVVELKAADGSTRQVTTDEFGNANFTDVKPGKGFTASLVSVPEGYELNSYRTAAFDLANTDHHEDFIAVDKVQKADKPGEDQPKEEKPEAPKADDTQKEEQGKDGSNASDKGAKKAADKSEVKASAAKATASSEKAEASKAANDDQLPSTGEKSSSTAVVAGSAIALASLGFAASRRRKQN; encoded by the coding sequence ATGAAAAAAAAGGCTATTTATAAGTATATGATACAAGCGTCGGTTCTCTTCGCACCGCTTGTTTTATCTGCTAATTTACCCCAACAAAATGTGCTTGCTGATGAATCAGATCCTGCATCTGAAATAATCCAGCCCAAAACAGAGAGTTTAGCTAATAGTTCGGGTTTATCAGGAGCTCCCGCTAATGGAAATGGTTTGGATACTGATCAAGCAGCACCTGAGGTTCAAGGGCCAGAGCCAAGTTCTCTCGTTGATTCTGTCTCAGAGTCTAGTCCAACTGTTGGTAGTCCAATACCGCTAGCCCAAGCACGCGAAACTGAAAAAGGACAGACTGTCACTGTTTCTGGTAAAGTTATCAGTACTGTCAACGCTTGGGGTGGAAATGGTTTCTACATTCAAGATGAAGCTGGTGATGGGCTTTATGTTTATCCTGGGAAAAAACAAGATGTTACAAGAGGCGACACTGTTCAATTAGATGGTACTTTAGGGGCTTTCAGTGGAGAAGTTCAACTGACTAAAGTATCTAAACTTGCCAAAGTCGCTGATATTTCAGTTCCCCAACCAACGCTCACAACTGTTGAAGGTTTAACTGATAAACTTCAGTCAACTTTAGTGACTTTGAAAGAAGTAACTGTCGGTCCTATCTCAAGTGATACTAATGGAACATCAACGTTTTACATTACTGATCAAAAAGGGCAGAAAGTTGCTGTTCGAGTAGATAGCCGTACAGGTATTGACAACACTAAGTTGTTAAGTTTGATTTCAGAAAATGATACGATTAACCTCACTGCGATTTTATCCACTTACAGAGGAAATAATCAGCTAAAACCATTTTTAGAAAATCAGTTTGAAGTGGTTAAAAAAAGTGTCACACCACCTCCAGTGGAAAGAATCGTGTCAGTAGGACAAATCCAAGGAGAAAGTCACACGTCACCACTTGAGCATCAGACGGTTACCGTTAAAAATGTCGTTGTGACATATGTTGCCAATAAAAACCATTTTTATGTGCAAGATATAGCACCTGATGGCAATCCTAAAACATCTGATGGTATTGATGTTTTTCTAGCCAATCATGACGTTTCTGTCGGTGATAAATTAACTGTTATGGGAAAAGTGGTTGAATATTTAGGAACTGGCTATAGTGAGAAAGAACTTACTGATTTGACCACTACTCAAATTGCTGCGACATCAGTGATTAAAGAGGGGAAAGTAACGGTACCAGCACCTGTTATTCTTGGTGTTGATCGTATTGCTCCAACTAAAATTGTTGAAGATGACGCCTTTTCATCTTTCGATCCAGATACAGATGGCCTTGATTTTTGGGAATCTCTAGAAGGTATGCTGGTTGGTATTGATAATGCTAAAATTATTGGACCGCAAGCTAATAAAGAAGTTTATGTCGTTCCAGGTGGTTATAAGGGACCAATGAATAAGGTAGGAGGTCTTACCTTAGAACCAGACAACGCACATCCAGAAAAAATCGCTGTCCTTTTTGATAAGAAACTGATTACAAAAACAGGAGATTCTTTCCAAGGACGGATTTATGGTCCAATCACATATGGATACACTAACTACAAGTTATTAGCTAAAGTTGCCAATTCTCCTAAAGTGACTGATGGTGGTGTAAAACCAGAAATAACGACTATTGTCAAAGACCAGGAGAAGCTAACGATTGCTTCTTATAATATTGAAAATTTCTCAGCCAATAATAAAACGACAGATAATGCAAAGGTAAAACGAATTGCAAAATCATTTGTCAATGACTTGAAATCACCAGACATTATTACCCTAATTGAAGTTCAAGATAATAATGGTACTACCGATGACGGTACAGTTGATGCTAGTCAAAGTGCTCGTCGCTTGATTGAAGCAATCAAGGCTGAGGGTGGCCCAAACTATCAATATATTGATATTGCTCCAGAAAACAATATGGATGGTGGTGCTCCTGGTTCTAATATCCGTACAGGATTTCTTTACAATGCCGATCGGGTGAGTTTGGCTGATAAACCTAAGGGTGATGCCAAGACACCTGCTGCTTGGGAAAATGGTGAATTGAAATATAGCATAGCTCGTATCGATCCGCTGAATGCTGCTTGGAGCAACTCTCGCAAGCCAATAATTGCAGAGTTCCATTTCAATGGGCAAAAAATTAACCTTGTTGCTGTTCATCTCAATTCAAAACGTGGTGATGATGGTATTTTTGGAAAAGTACAGCCTGTCAGCTTTAAATCAGAAAAACAACGCCATCAAATGGCTACTATTATCAATCAGTTTATCTCCGAAGGAATGAAGCAAAATCGTAATCTGAATGTTGCTATGTTAGGCGATTACAATGATTATGAATTCACCAAGACACTCGATATTATCTCAGGTGATATCATGTCTAATTTGGTGAGTCGCCATGATAAGTCAGACCGTTTCTCATACTTCTATCAAGGAAATAACCAATCGCTTGATAATGCAGTCATCTCAAATAATCTTCTAGATCGCTACGAGTTTGACATGGTTCATGTTAATTCTATTTTCATGAAAGAACATGGCAGAGCTTCAGATCACGACCCATTATTGTTGCAACTGGATTTAAGACCAAAAGAATCGACGGAATCAGGTTCTAGTGAAGAGGATACTACGGGTAACGCTTCAGCAACTATTGCTGTTAAAGACAATGCTTCAAACCCAGTAGCTGGTGCAACTGTTGAATTGTTGGCAGCAGATGGTACAGCTCGTCAAGTGAAGACAGATGAATTCGGTAACGCTAACTTTACAGACGTTAAACCAGGCAAAGGCTACACAGCTGCTTTGGCAATGGTACCCGAAGGCTATGAATACAACAGCTACCGTACAGCAGCGTTTGACTTAAATAACGCTGATCATCACGAAGACTTCATCACAGCAGATAAGACTCAAAAAGAAGCACCAAAAGAAGACAAAGAAGTTGGTAATGCTTCAGCAACTATTGCTGTTAAAGACAATGCTTCAAACCCAGTAGCTGGTGCAACTGTTGAATTGTTAGCAGCAGATGGTACAGCTCGTCAAGTGAAGACAGATGAATTCGGTAACGCTAACTTTACAGACGTTAAACCAGGCAAAGGCTACACAGCAGCTTTGGCAATGGTACCAGAAGGCTATGAATACAACAGCTACCGTACAGCAGCGTTTGACTTAAATAACGCTGATCATCATGAAGACTTTATCACAGCAGATAAGACTCAAAAAGAAGCGCCAAAAGCAGATAAAGAAGTTGGTAATGCTTCAGTTACAATTTCTGTTAAAGATAACGGCTTCAAACCAGTCGTTGGCGCAACTGTTGAATTGTTAGCAGCAGATGGTTCAGCTCGTCAAGTGAAGACAGATGAATTCGGTAACGCTAACTTTACAGACGTTAAACCAGGCAAAGGCTACACAGCAGCTTTGGCAATGGTACCAGAAGGCTATGAATACAACAGCTACCGTACAGCAGCATTTGACCTAGCTAATACAGATCATCACGAAGACTTCATCACAGCAGATAAGGCTCAAAAAGAAGCACCAAAAGAAGACAAAGAAGTTGGTAACGCTTCAGTAACTGTTAAAGTAGTTGACAATGGCTTCAAACCAGTCGTTGGCGCAACTGTTGAATTGTTGGCAGCAGATGGTTCAGCTCGTCAAGTAAAGACAGATGAATTCGGTAACGCTAACTTTACAGACGTTAAACCAGGTAAAGGTTATACAGCTGCTTTGGCAATGGTACCAGAAGGCTATGAATACAACAGCTACCGTACAGCACCATTTGACCTAGCTAATACAGATCATCACGAAGACTTCATCACAGCAGATAAGACTCAAAAAGAAGCGCCAAAAGAAGATAAAGAAGTTGGTAACGCTTCAGTAACTGTTAAAGTAGTTGATAATGGCTTCAAACCAGTCGTTGGCGCAACTGTTGAATTGTTGGCAGCAGATGGTTCAGCTCGTCAAGTGAAGACAGATGAATTCGGTAACGCTAACTTTACAGATGTTAAACCAGGTAAAGGCTACACAGCTGCTTTGGCAATGGTACCCGAAGGCTATGATTACAACAGCTACCGTACAGCAGCATTTGACCTAGCTAACACAGATCACCACGAAGACTTCATCACTGTTGATAAGACTCAAAAAGAAGCACCAAAAGAAGACAAAGAAGTTGGTAATGCTTCAGCAACAATCAAAGTAGTTGATAATGGCTTCAACCCTGTGGTTGGTGCAGTTGTTGAGTTGAAAGCAGCAGATGGTTCAACTCGCCAAGTAACAACAGATGAATTTGGTAACGCTAACTTTACAGATGTTAAACCAGGTAAAGGCTTCACAGCATCTCTAGTTTCTGTTCCAGAAGGTTATGAATTAAACAGCTACCGTACAGCAGCGTTTGATCTAGCTAATACAGATCATCATGAAGACTTTATTGCAGTTGATAAAGTCCAAAAAGCTGACAAACCAGGTGAAGATCAACCAAAAGAGGAAAAACCAGAAGCACCAAAAGCAGATGATACTCAAAAAGAAGAACAAGGTAAAGATGGTTCTAATGCTTCAGATAAAGGAGCTAAAAAAGCTGCTGATAAATCAGAAGTAAAAGCATCAGCTGCTAAAGCAACAGCTTCTTCTGAAAAAGCAGAAGCATCAAAAGCTGCGAATGACGATCAATTGCCAAGTACTGGTGAAAAATCATCATCAACAGCAGTTGTAGCAGGTTCAGCTATTGCACTTGCTTCACTAGGTTTTGCAGCATCACGTCGTCGTAAACAAAACTAA
- the pcrA gene encoding DNA helicase PcrA: MNPLLNGMNDRQAEAVQTTEGPLLIMAGAGSGKTRVLTHRIAYLIDEKFVNPWNILAITFTNKAAREMRERAMVLNPATQDTLIATFHSMCVRILRREADHIGYNRNFTIVDPGEQRTLMKRILKNLNLDPKKWNERAILGTISNAKNDLLDDKAYEMQAGDMYTQIVAKCYKAYQEELRRSEAMDFDDLIMMTLRLFDQNPDVLSYYQQRYQYIHVDEYQDTNHAQYQLVKLLASRFKNICVVGDADQSIYGWRGADMQNILDFEKDYPQAKVVLLEENYRSTKKILQAANEVINNNRNRRPKKLWTQNADGEQLVYYRANNEQEEAVFVASTISNMAREMGKNFKDFAVLYRTNAQSRTIEEALLKSNIPYTMVGGTKFYSRKEIRDVISYLTVIANTADNISYERIVNEPKRGVGPGTLEKIRSFANAQNMSLLEASEQIMLSGVKGKAAQAVWDLANLLLNLRSDLDKYSITDLVEAVLEKSGYLESLQLQNTLESQARIENIEEFLSVTKNFDETNEDGPEDESGLDKLGRFLNDLALIADTDDGNQEAAEVTLMTLHAAKGLEFPVVFLIGMEEGVFPLTRAAEDPDELEEERRLAYVGITRAEEILFMTNANTRTLFGKTSYNRPTRFLREISDDLLQYQGLARPATSSFGVKYTKNQPTQFGQGMSLSQALQERKSQAQPRSAAQSYHSNKGPLPFKKTSQSNSTEVDWQIGDIAHHKKWGDGTVLEVSGSGSTQELKIKFPEVGLKKLLASVAPIEKK, from the coding sequence ATGAATCCTTTGTTAAACGGAATGAATGATCGTCAGGCTGAAGCGGTACAAACGACAGAAGGACCGCTTTTAATTATGGCAGGGGCAGGATCTGGAAAAACGAGGGTTTTGACACATCGTATTGCCTATTTGATTGATGAGAAATTTGTTAATCCTTGGAATATTTTAGCCATTACCTTTACCAATAAAGCTGCGCGTGAAATGAGAGAACGTGCCATGGTACTTAATCCAGCGACACAAGACACTTTAATAGCCACTTTCCACTCCATGTGTGTGCGTATTTTGCGTCGCGAAGCTGATCACATTGGTTACAACCGTAACTTTACCATCGTTGATCCCGGTGAACAACGTACGCTCATGAAGAGGATTCTCAAAAACCTTAATTTGGATCCCAAAAAGTGGAACGAACGTGCGATTTTAGGGACCATTTCTAATGCTAAGAACGATTTGTTGGATGACAAAGCTTACGAGATGCAAGCAGGAGATATGTATACGCAAATCGTTGCTAAATGTTACAAGGCCTATCAGGAAGAGCTTCGGCGTTCTGAAGCTATGGATTTTGATGATTTGATCATGATGACTTTACGTCTTTTTGATCAAAATCCTGATGTACTTAGTTACTACCAGCAGCGTTATCAATATATTCATGTCGACGAGTACCAAGATACGAACCATGCCCAGTATCAATTGGTTAAATTATTGGCGTCACGGTTTAAAAATATTTGTGTCGTCGGGGATGCTGACCAGTCTATTTATGGATGGCGTGGGGCTGATATGCAAAACATTTTGGACTTTGAAAAAGATTATCCTCAAGCCAAGGTTGTTTTATTGGAAGAAAACTATCGTTCGACCAAGAAAATTCTTCAAGCCGCAAACGAAGTTATTAATAATAATCGAAATCGCCGTCCTAAGAAGCTCTGGACACAAAACGCTGACGGTGAGCAATTGGTCTATTATCGTGCCAATAATGAACAAGAAGAGGCTGTTTTCGTGGCCTCGACCATTTCAAATATGGCACGCGAAATGGGTAAAAATTTCAAAGATTTTGCTGTTCTTTATCGTACTAATGCTCAGTCTCGTACTATTGAGGAAGCCCTTCTCAAGTCCAATATTCCATATACTATGGTTGGTGGTACCAAGTTCTACAGCCGTAAGGAAATTCGCGATGTGATTTCTTATTTGACTGTTATTGCTAATACGGCAGACAATATTTCCTATGAACGGATTGTTAATGAGCCTAAGCGTGGTGTTGGGCCAGGGACGTTAGAAAAAATCCGTAGCTTTGCAAACGCTCAAAACATGAGTTTACTTGAAGCTTCTGAACAAATCATGCTTTCAGGTGTTAAAGGAAAAGCTGCACAAGCGGTATGGGATTTGGCTAATCTGCTCTTAAATTTGCGATCTGATTTGGATAAGTACAGTATTACCGACCTTGTTGAAGCTGTTTTGGAGAAATCTGGTTATCTAGAGTCTTTGCAATTGCAGAATACTCTGGAAAGTCAGGCTCGCATTGAAAACATTGAAGAGTTTCTCTCAGTAACCAAAAACTTTGATGAAACCAATGAGGATGGGCCAGAAGATGAATCTGGTCTTGACAAACTTGGTCGTTTTCTCAATGATTTGGCTCTCATTGCTGACACAGACGATGGGAATCAAGAAGCAGCGGAGGTAACTCTGATGACCCTACATGCTGCCAAAGGTTTGGAGTTTCCAGTTGTCTTTCTAATTGGTATGGAAGAAGGAGTTTTTCCACTAACAAGAGCAGCAGAAGATCCAGATGAGTTAGAAGAAGAGCGACGTCTTGCTTATGTTGGAATTACACGAGCTGAAGAGATTCTTTTTATGACCAATGCCAATACACGTACTCTTTTTGGTAAAACATCTTATAATCGTCCGACACGATTTTTGAGGGAGATTTCAGATGATTTGCTCCAATACCAAGGTTTAGCAAGACCAGCAACTTCTTCCTTTGGTGTCAAATACACTAAGAATCAACCAACCCAATTTGGCCAGGGTATGAGTTTATCACAAGCGCTTCAAGAACGTAAGTCTCAGGCACAACCACGTTCGGCAGCTCAATCATATCACTCAAATAAGGGCCCACTACCCTTTAAAAAAACAAGCCAATCTAACTCAACAGAAGTTGACTGGCAGATTGGTGATATTGCCCATCATAAAAAATGGGGAGATGGCACTGTCTTAGAAGTATCTGGCTCTGGGTCAACTCAAGAATTAAAAATCAAATTTCCAGAAGTTGGCTTAAAAAAACTTCTGGCTTCTGTTGCACCTATTGAGAAAAAATAG
- a CDS encoding cation diffusion facilitator family transporter translates to MSHPSENLRLAKRGPILSISAYLVLTIGKLISGYWFNSSSLIADGFNNLSDIVGNVTLLIGLHLASQPADEDHRFGHWKIEDLSSLITSFIMFLVGFQVLIQTIQRIISGKEAAIDPLGAIVGLISALVMFGVYIYNKTLSKKVKSSALVAASKDNLSDALTSLGTTVAIIATSLNFPIIDHLVAVIITFFILRTAYGIFMEATFSLSDGFDQSQLKKYEAAILEIPKITAVKSQRGRTYGSNIYLDIVLEMNPDLSVYESHDITEQVEKMLSERFSVYDIDIHVEPAAIPEDDIFGNVVKKLYKNEMIILSKIPDFEQYISEDFFTIEADGKILNKEQVMDQQIFYPANFTNFQVKNISQKTKLLTYTLENKQHMSLWRRNEKWYLIYHQITKIEDD, encoded by the coding sequence ATGTCACATCCTTCTGAAAATTTACGCTTGGCCAAGCGTGGTCCGATTTTGAGCATTTCAGCTTACCTTGTCCTTACTATCGGTAAATTAATTTCTGGTTATTGGTTTAATTCGTCTTCACTAATAGCCGATGGCTTTAATAACTTGTCTGATATCGTCGGAAATGTTACGCTTTTGATTGGGCTACACCTAGCCAGCCAGCCAGCTGATGAAGACCATCGTTTTGGTCATTGGAAGATTGAAGATCTTTCTAGCTTGATTACATCATTCATCATGTTTTTGGTTGGTTTTCAAGTATTAATCCAAACCATCCAAAGAATTATCTCAGGCAAAGAAGCTGCTATTGACCCTCTCGGTGCTATTGTTGGCCTTATCTCAGCCCTGGTCATGTTTGGGGTTTATATTTACAATAAAACACTCTCCAAAAAAGTAAAATCGAGTGCCTTAGTTGCCGCCTCAAAAGATAATCTTTCTGACGCTCTAACTTCTTTGGGAACTACGGTTGCCATCATCGCAACCTCACTAAATTTCCCTATTATTGACCACTTAGTCGCTGTTATTATCACGTTTTTTATCCTTAGAACAGCCTATGGGATATTTATGGAAGCGACATTTAGCCTATCTGACGGTTTTGACCAATCTCAACTCAAAAAATATGAAGCAGCCATTCTAGAAATTCCTAAAATAACCGCGGTAAAATCGCAGCGTGGACGAACATACGGTAGTAATATTTACCTAGATATTGTTTTAGAGATGAATCCAGATCTTTCGGTTTATGAGAGCCATGATATTACAGAACAAGTCGAAAAAATGCTCAGTGAACGTTTCTCAGTTTATGATATTGATATCCACGTTGAACCCGCTGCTATTCCTGAAGACGATATTTTTGGAAATGTGGTCAAAAAACTATACAAAAATGAGATGATCATCCTTTCCAAAATCCCAGATTTTGAGCAATACATCTCCGAAGATTTCTTTACTATTGAAGCCGATGGCAAAATTTTGAATAAGGAGCAGGTTATGGATCAACAAATCTTTTACCCTGCCAACTTCACTAACTTTCAAGTAAAAAACATTAGCCAAAAAACAAAATTACTGACCTATACTTTAGAAAACAAACAGCACATGAGCCTCTGGCGTCGTAACGAAAAGTGGTATTTAATCTACCATCAAATTACAAAAATAGAGGATGATTAA
- a CDS encoding alanine/glycine:cation symporter family protein, producing the protein MYELLSSIDGYVWGPPLLILLVGTGIFLSSRLGFIQIFKLPTAIKLIFSDDANGDGDISSFAALATALAATVGTGNIVGVATAIKLGGPGALFWMWVAAFFGMATKYAEGLLAIKYRITDENGEKAGGPMYYITNGLGQKWKWLAVIFSIFGSMVALLGSGTFTQVNSITDSLKNTIGLSPQLVSPILAVLVAAIIFGGIQSISKVSEKLVPFMAGIYILAAIAVILANANNFIPSLILIFKSAFTGQAALGGFAGAGFMLAIQSGVARGVFSNESGLGSAPIAAAAARTNEPVEQGLISMTGTFIDTIIICTLTGLAIIVTDGWSTDLNGAILTQFAFSQVFGNIGQVALTISLILFAFTTILGWSYYGERCFEFLFGSKSIIVYRILYVVMIALGGYISLETIWVLADIVNGLMAFPNLIALLGLSPVILHETKKYFTKQK; encoded by the coding sequence ATGTACGAATTACTATCATCCATTGATGGATACGTTTGGGGACCTCCCTTACTAATCCTTTTGGTTGGAACTGGGATCTTCCTTTCTAGCCGACTAGGTTTTATTCAGATTTTCAAACTCCCTACTGCTATTAAACTGATTTTTTCAGATGATGCTAATGGTGATGGCGATATCTCCAGTTTCGCTGCTTTAGCAACAGCACTCGCTGCAACAGTAGGTACTGGTAATATTGTTGGTGTTGCCACTGCGATTAAGCTTGGTGGTCCTGGTGCTCTCTTTTGGATGTGGGTTGCTGCCTTTTTTGGTATGGCAACCAAATATGCTGAAGGACTTCTTGCTATCAAATATCGTATCACAGACGAAAATGGTGAAAAAGCTGGTGGACCAATGTACTACATCACCAATGGTCTGGGACAAAAATGGAAATGGCTAGCGGTTATTTTCTCAATTTTTGGATCTATGGTAGCGCTCCTAGGATCAGGAACCTTTACACAAGTCAATTCCATTACGGATTCACTGAAAAATACGATAGGGCTTTCGCCACAACTGGTTAGTCCTATCTTGGCTGTGCTTGTGGCCGCTATCATCTTTGGTGGGATTCAATCCATTTCAAAAGTTTCTGAAAAGTTAGTTCCTTTCATGGCAGGGATTTACATCCTAGCTGCTATTGCGGTTATCCTTGCTAATGCTAACAACTTTATTCCAAGTCTCATCCTTATTTTTAAATCGGCCTTCACGGGGCAAGCTGCTCTGGGAGGATTTGCAGGTGCCGGTTTCATGTTAGCCATTCAATCTGGTGTGGCTCGCGGAGTCTTCTCTAATGAGTCTGGCCTGGGTTCTGCTCCCATTGCTGCTGCCGCTGCTCGTACCAATGAACCTGTTGAACAAGGATTGATTTCAATGACAGGTACCTTTATCGACACTATCATTATCTGTACCCTAACTGGTTTGGCTATTATCGTTACTGATGGGTGGTCAACAGACTTGAACGGCGCCATCTTAACACAATTTGCCTTCAGTCAAGTTTTCGGTAATATTGGTCAAGTTGCTTTGACGATCAGTCTCATACTCTTTGCCTTTACAACTATCCTCGGGTGGTCATACTATGGAGAACGCTGTTTTGAATTTCTCTTTGGGAGTAAATCGATCATCGTCTATCGCATTTTATATGTTGTTATGATTGCTCTTGGCGGCTACATTAGCTTGGAAACGATTTGGGTGTTGGCTGATATTGTTAATGGTCTTATGGCCTTTCCTAACCTGATAGCATTGCTTGGATTATCGCCAGTCATCCTTCATGAAACGAAGAAATATTTTACAAAGCAAAAATAA